In a single window of the Biomphalaria glabrata chromosome 5, xgBioGlab47.1, whole genome shotgun sequence genome:
- the LOC106060625 gene encoding uncharacterized protein LOC106060625, producing MKSSRRKQTNPNKVAPGARDLDPLIMPLLPELEAPLSQKQDDLDKTDESDDGSQSPIPVTNGQNVDYELPLDMHVSLISCPNCNDSFQNQNDLHRHRLEAHGPETKKPRFEGPREDYPTAYHRLGRELLESADVPLSNGHLESPPAAPVISPPASPSRVPQPLSLKVPPQIVSPQEECDFPGPPRSPHTPPPTTPKMSKEMHGELVKSDRIFHMDAYCELCDREFCNKYFLKTHKANKHGIYEDNSPPATSVPLPFPGLMLPQDHLSPFNFKMDSLKPPPADILPPWSFKLDSVPPPKRSDSSPNIKNMEPLPMFPMPLPNLESPKPNNSSSNPRNDFNLDHSPPSSNTVTPSSNATSILTNITNSIKSGPPSSSVTSSNNDPSMEDYCHICQKHFCNKYYLKKHKQDVHGIAPENPPSTTNKRSRSSLLDLPMTSSNHMMLPQPLASLAGMHNLPGMHGLPNMHNMPNLGNMPPGVMVINPYTLPPVAIIPAGSLMPGQQLPPPPHPIISQPMNITPMPDSVLLPPSMPASSPHMNNPAGHSPNKPSPSMQDGGVHCNICAKEFCNDYYLQIHKESKHGIRKSMEESPREKQPSFVKENRNEGSRPSPNSFHNLGKNEHLFGRPRSPVERSSSVDSNYFICNICNKDFNNKYLYRIHRIHDHGLNELIDPTLVENGELLNKEDAMRNMNESLMRMAADASAVCYASSFGHPPAMKPQETVVCDICNKEMTNQYFLRLHKFNVHGIDPSNNDKYERKSLNSPIPPSSKPKTPTSSGSIPSSNLQPMNLAPHPPTKPHMIPPYLPPKLDFKDMPPFVDFGRDFKGFRDMPAFLADTINHELFARSQNHSRHMDLNFFGLPPLGKLPGEDSIKLNFDPEAYCDICKKEFCSKYFLRTHKQNIHGIKSDTTSSVSSKSSESERNNYVSPVKPSLPPSNSNGNNNSINSSNHYRSKEGSEKSLSSWRWKEPVNSSRVICDICNKEVCNKYFLRTHKQKKHGIAPSAHSPNVSMSGSPIASDCETASNASSQPDERPFRLDSSCLPQMIPLPPADRMSDKFSLKPINFSKSKDDMVLNNNIEQSETCNICSRRFKNMEWLKDHIIKDHSESEALDMRSKNTSRIYTCQVCGIDFPAELSVQLHLIQEHNARVTLDTEEPLIPTEEPSLPNGEGNISKVAELSARWGLRKKSSSYSRLKKYVCSRCGFDTPWLSSLLDHERCEHGLVFDHSPSFTCKQCHQVLPSLNTLSAHLVNVHGLAIENAVNEIKNTEPEFPNTFKCSHCSAVFPTRSWGMAHVRHVHIRNRRDLPIKNSFEKTLLRCPSCPFKTHFAFRLQRHVKFRHQRSLRAGNGLSRPLSSTSPTHLGRANDVSTTCLSRLDSCVSTTAIYQSIAASLLSGPKGRSDSPLSSLERDDLILQSYNLPLGPSSIESAPFKMAAQSSAASAVIGL from the coding sequence ATGAAGTCCAGTAGAAGAAAACAGACCAACCCAAATAAAGTGGCACCAGGGGCCCGAGACCTGGACCCCCTTATCATGCCCTTGCTTCCGGAATTGGAGGCACCCCTGAGCCAAAAGCAAGATGACTTAGATAAGACTGATGAATCAGATGACGGTTCCCAGTCACCTATTCCTGTGACCAATGGTCAGAATGTAGACTACGAGCTTCCATTGGATATGCATGTGTCACTTATTAGCTGCCCTAACTGCAATGACAGTTTCCAGAATCAGAACGACCTTCACCGGCACAGGCTGGAAGCCCATGGGCCTGAAACCAAAAAGCCAAGGTTTGAAGGCCCACGCGAAGATTACCCCACTGCCTATCATCGTTTGGGTAGGGAGCTGCTAGAAAGTGCAGATGTCCCCCTAAGCAACGGCCATTTAGAGTCACCGCCTGCTGCACCTGTGATCAGTCCGCCAGCTTCTCCTAGCAGAGTCCCCCAACCACTGTCATTGAAAGTTCCTCCACAAATAGTATCCCCGCAAGAAGAGTGTGATTTTCCAGGCCCTCCCAGATCGCCACACACTCCTCCTCCGACAACACCTAAAATGTCGAAAGAAATGCACGGGGAGCTGGTCAAATCTGACAGAATCTTTCACATGGACGCCTACTGTGAGCTTTGCGACAGAGAGTTCTGTAACAAGTATTTCTTGAAAACTCACAAAGCCAATAAGCATGGCATTTATGAAGACAATTCCCCTCCAGCTACAAGCGTGCCACTTCCTTTTCCCGGGCTCATGCTTCCTCAGGATCACTTGTCACCTTTTAACTTTAAGATGGATTCACTAAAACCACCACCAGCAGATATTTTGCCCCCATGGTCATTCAAACTAGATTCAGTTCCACCTCCAAAGAGGTCAGATAGTTCTCCcaacataaaaaatatggagCCATTGCCTATGTTTCCTATGCCACTGCCAAATCTTGAAAGCCCTAAGCCGAACAATAGTAGTAGCAATCCTCGAAATGATTTTAATTTAGACCATTCTCCACCTTCAAGCAACACAGTCACACCATCCTCTAATGCTACTTCTATTCTCACGAATATTACCAATAGCATCAAGAGTGGCCCTCCTTCCAGCAGCGTCACCTCATCTAATAACGACCCTAGCATGGAAGACTATTGCCACATCTGTCAGAAGCACTTCTGCAATAAGTATTACCTCAAGAAGCACAAGCAGGATGTTCATGGCATCGCGCCAGAAAATCCACCCAGTACGACTAACAAAAGATCAAGGTCTAGTTTGCTGGACTTGCCAATGACCTCTTCAAATCACATGATGCTTCCACAACCATTAGCTAGCCTCGCTGGCATGCATAATCTTCCAGGTATGCATGGTCTACCAAATATGCACAATATGCCCAATTTGGGCAACATGCCTCCAGGAGTTATGGTCATAAACCCTTATACACTGCCTCCAGTAGCTATCATTCCAGCTGGTTCTTTGATGCCTGGTCAGCAGCTTCCACCTCCTCCCCATCCCATAATTTCCCAGCCTATGAATATCACCCCAATGCCAGACTCTGTTCTTTTACCGCCATCTATGCCAGCTTCTTCTCCTCACATGAATAATCCTGCTGGGCATTCACCCAATAAACCTAGTCCTTCCATGCAAGACGGAGGAGTGCACTGCAACATTTGTGCTAAAGAATTCTGTAACGATTACTATTTACAAATTCACAAAGAGAGCAAACACGGAATCAGGAAAAGCATGGAAGAGTCTCCGCGTGAAAAGCAACCATCTTTTGTGAAAGAAAATCGAAATGAAGGGAGCAGACCGAGTCCTAATTCTTTTCACAATCTTGGcaaaaatgaacatttatttGGGCGACCGAGATCTCCAGTGGAACGCTCTTCTAGCGTCGACAGCAATTACTTCATTTGCAATatatgtaataaagattttaataataaatatctatacAGAATCCACCGTATCCACGATCATGGGCTGAACGAGCTGATAGATCCAACCTTAGTCGAAAACGGGGAACTTCTGAACAAGGAGGATGCCATGAGAAATATGAATGAGTCACTTATGAGAATGGCAGCTGATGCTTCAGCGGTATGCTATGCCTCTAGTTTTGGACATCCGCCTGCCATGAAACCACAAGAAACTGTTGTTTGTGACATTTGCAATAAGGAGATGACTAATCAATATTTCTTGAGGCTTCATAAGTTCAATGTCCATGGCATCGACCCAAGCAATAATGATAAGTATGAAAGAAAATCACTAAATTCTCCTATCCCCCCAAGTTCTAAGCCTAAAACTCCAACATCCTCAGGCAGCATACCCTCCTCTAACCTGCAACCTATGAACCTGGCTCCGCATCCTCCAACCAAGCCTCATATGATTCCACCTTACCTTCCACCCAAACTTGACTTCAAAGACATGCCTCCTTTTGTCGATTTCGGCAGAGACTTTAAAGGTTTTAGAGACATGCCAGCCTTTTTGGCTGACACCATCAACCATGAGCTATTCGCTAGATCTCAAAACCACAGCCGTCACATGGACTTGAACTTCTTTGGCTTACCTCCCCTTGGGAAACTCCCCGGGGAGGACAGCATTAAACTGAACTTTGACCCGGAAGCATACTGTGACATTTGCAAAAAGGAATTCTGCAGCAAATACTTTCTAAGGACtcacaaacaaaatattcatgGAATCAAAAGTGATACGACCTCATCTGTCAGCTCTAAGAGttcagagagtgaaagaaataattatgtttcTCCTGTCAAACCTAGCTTACCTCCAAGTAATAGTAATGGTAATAATAATTCTATTAATAGCAGCAACCACTACAGAAGCAAAGAGGGCAGTGAAAAAAGTTTGAGCTCTTGGAGGTGGAAAGAGCCGGTCAATTCATCTCGAGTCATCTGCGATATATGCAACAAAGAAGTCTGTAACAAATACTTTCTCCGTACCCACAAGCAGAAGAAACACGGGATTGCTCCAAGTGCCCATTCCCCAAATGTCAGCATGAGTGGTTCCCCAATAGCCTCTGATTGCGAAACAGCCTCTAACGCCTCTAGTCAGCCCGATGAAAGACCGTTCAGACTTGACTCATCATGCCTTCCTCAAATGATCCCACTTCCCCCTGCAGACAGAATGAGTGATAAATTCAGTCTTAAACCAATCAACTTTAGCAAAAGTAAAGATGACATGGTCTTAAACAACAACATTGAGCAGAGCGAGACATGCAACATCTGCAGCAGAAGATTTAAAAACATGGAATGGCTGAAAGATCACATTATCAAAGATCATTCAGAGTCAGAAGCTTTGGATATGCGCTCTAAAAACACATCACGGATCTACACTTGCCAAGTATGTGGAATAGACTTCCCTGCAGAGCTATCCGTGCAGCTCCATTTGATTCAGGAGCACAATGCTCGAGTCACTCTGGATACGGAGGAGCCATTAATCCCAACAGAAGAGCCAAGCCTGCCTAACGGTGAAGGCAACATTAGCAAAGTTGCTGAGCTTAGCGCCAGGTGGGGCCTTCGAAAAAAGTCGAGCAGCTACAGCCGTCTTAAAAAGTATGTTTGTTCCCGTTGTGGATTTGACACCCCTTGGCTGTCCTCTTTACTGGACCACGAGAGGTGTGAACATGGCCTCGTTTTCGATCATTCACCTTCTTTCACGTGCAAGCAATGTCACCAAGTTCTTCCATCTTTAAATACATTATCAGCCCACTTGGTCAACGTGCACGGGCTTGCGATAGAGAATGCTGTGAATGAGATTAAAAACACTGAGCCAGAGTTTCCAAATACGTTCAAGTGTTCACATTGCTCTGCCGTCTTCCCAACGCGCTCATGGGGAATGGCTCACGTGCGTCATGTTCACATTCGGAACCGAAGAGATCTCCCGATCAAAAACTCATTCGAAAAAACGTTGCTGCGTTGCCCATCCTGTCCCTTCAAAACACACTTTGCCTTCCGCCTGCAGAGGCACGTGAAATTCAGGCACCAACGCAGCCTGCGTGCTGGGAACGGGCTGAGCCGTCCTCTAAGCTCGACGTCCCCAACCCACTTGGGGAGAGCCAATGACGTGTCCACGACCTGCTTGTCCCGGCTGGACAGCTGCGTAAGCACAACCGCAATCTATCAAAGCATTGCTGCTTCTCTACTGTCAGGCCCTAAAGGTCGATCTGATAGTCCCCTGAGCTCCTTAGAGAGGGATGACCTTATACTCCAAAGCTACAATCTTCCGTTAGGACCCAGCTCGATAGAATCAGCACCGTTCAAAATGGCTGCCCAGTCTTCGGCTGCCTCTGCTGTGATAGGGTTATAA